The following is a genomic window from Gammaproteobacteria bacterium.
TTTGGATCGGTCATGATTCGATTCTCGTTTTGATGCGATTAATCAAGGCACCCAGTTGTGCAAATAACTTGTCGATCTCTTCAAACAAACGTCCGGTACTCTGAATGTAGCCGAGGTTTTCCGCCACCATGATCTGGGTTTCCAGTTCGCTCATGGAGCCCCGGGCGATGAAAAGGAACTGCAGCCACTCCTTTTCGGAACCGCGACCTGCACCCTCCGCGATATTACTGGGAACAGAAACCGCGGATCGTCGCATCTGGCTGACGAGTCCGTAGCGCTCATCCGGCGGGAAATTCTCGGTCAGACGATAAATCGTCGTAACGAGCCGCACGGCATCCTGCCAAACCCGCAGGCTGTGGTGTCTTCGCCCTTCCCTGGCCACGTTTTTGCCCCCTTACGTCTTACGCCTCACGCATAGCGGTTCAGAGCCTCCAGTGGATCACCTCTTCCCCCTGGAAACTGCCGAGCGGAAGCAGGGATTTGACGTCCATCACCAGACCGGGGCGTTTGAGCAGTGCGGCGATACCCGCCGCGCCCTGTTCGGCGTAGGCCTGGTGCCCGACGGCGAGAATGACGGCGTCGAGTTCTTTGAGGGCTTCCCAGGGTGCGAGGCTGATACGATATTCGCGGCGGGCCTCGTCGTAATCGGCCACGGGGTCGTGCA
Proteins encoded in this region:
- a CDS encoding four helix bundle protein yields the protein MAREGRRHHSLRVWQDAVRLVTTIYRLTENFPPDERYGLVSQMRRSAVSVPSNIAEGAGRGSEKEWLQFLFIARGSMSELETQIMVAENLGYIQSTGRLFEEIDKLFAQLGALINRIKTRIES